Proteins encoded by one window of Anaerosporomusa subterranea:
- the nikB gene encoding nickel ABC transporter permease, whose amino-acid sequence MIKYVLRRVLFLIPVLFGVTFIVFTLMYITPGDPAKLILGEQASADTIQALRQEMGLDQPYLVQYATYVKKALLHQDIGRSYVTNRPVMQEIMGVFPATFQLAIAAMLVAILIGIPVGIISAIKQYSIFDTVSMLIALLGVSMPVFWLGLLLIILFTVKLGWLPASGFTSVKHMIMPALALGAMTAAIVTRMTRSSMLEVIRQDYIRTARAKGQNESVVVLKHALGNALIPIIAVVGLQFGHLLGGAVLTESIFSIPGVGRLMVDSIKMRDFPVVQGGVLFIALSFSLINLLVDLLYAYVDPRIRSQYK is encoded by the coding sequence ATGATCAAATATGTACTCCGCAGGGTGCTGTTCTTGATCCCGGTGCTGTTCGGCGTGACCTTTATTGTCTTCACCTTAATGTACATTACCCCCGGCGACCCGGCTAAGCTAATCCTGGGTGAGCAGGCGTCTGCCGATACCATACAGGCGCTGCGGCAGGAAATGGGGCTTGATCAGCCTTATCTCGTTCAATACGCGACATATGTCAAGAAAGCCCTACTACACCAAGACATAGGAAGATCCTATGTAACCAATCGACCTGTCATGCAAGAAATTATGGGCGTGTTTCCAGCCACGTTTCAATTGGCGATTGCGGCGATGCTGGTCGCTATCCTCATCGGCATTCCGGTTGGTATTATTTCCGCCATTAAGCAATATTCCATTTTTGATACAGTGTCGATGTTGATTGCGCTACTCGGTGTCTCCATGCCAGTTTTTTGGCTTGGTCTATTACTTATTATTTTGTTCACCGTTAAACTGGGCTGGCTGCCAGCTTCTGGCTTTACTAGCGTCAAACACATGATCATGCCAGCATTAGCGCTTGGCGCCATGACGGCAGCTATTGTTACCCGGATGACACGCTCAAGCATGCTGGAAGTTATCAGACAGGATTATATCCGCACCGCGCGGGCTAAGGGGCAAAACGAGTCGGTGGTTGTCCTAAAGCATGCTCTCGGAAATGCGCTGATTCCGATTATCGCGGTTGTCGGTCTGCAGTTTGGTCACTTATTAGGTGGCGCAGTTTTGACTGAGTCAATCTTCTCCATTCCAGGTGTAGGACGACTTATGGTTGATTCGATAAAAATGCGCGATTTCCCGGTTGTTCAAGGCGGCGTGTTGTTCATTGCTCTCTCGTTTAGTCTGATTAATCTGCTGGTTGATCTGCTTTATGCATATGTTGATCCGCGGATCCGGTCTCAATATAAATAG
- a CDS encoding amidohydrolase — protein MFALIGGKVLTMRGEPIDNAKVLIKDGKILAVGRNIEVPDGFHTIDVTGKIVTPGIIDAHTHLGVYGEAMAWAGEDANEKSEPVTPGMHTLDAINPADIGLAEAYHGGITTVMIAPGSANPIGGQCVIAKTKKKTTADDMIIRKHAGLKIAFGENPRRCFGAEQKKAPITRMATANIIRETFYKAEQYMKKQGKKDFQFNLGLEAVVRVLRKEMPLRAHAHRADDIVTAIRIAKEFGVDIIIEHATESYLVADVLAREDVPAILGPTLTTRSKLELKDKSMAAPAILHQQGVRFAMMSDHPVIPSCFLPVYAGLATRYGLPEEQGLKMITSEAAKILGLGNQLGSIAPGLDADLVVWSGHPFHLASRPELVIVDGVAEQANN, from the coding sequence ATGTTTGCATTAATCGGCGGAAAAGTTCTTACGATGCGTGGCGAACCTATCGACAACGCGAAAGTACTCATTAAGGATGGCAAGATTCTGGCTGTTGGACGCAACATTGAGGTGCCTGATGGGTTTCATACTATTGATGTCACAGGAAAGATTGTGACACCTGGTATCATCGACGCTCATACCCACTTGGGAGTCTACGGCGAGGCTATGGCTTGGGCTGGCGAGGACGCTAATGAGAAAAGTGAACCAGTCACACCAGGCATGCACACTCTTGATGCGATCAATCCAGCTGACATCGGTCTAGCCGAAGCCTATCACGGCGGGATTACGACTGTCATGATTGCGCCTGGAAGCGCCAATCCAATTGGCGGTCAGTGCGTTATCGCCAAGACCAAGAAAAAAACAACTGCTGATGACATGATTATTCGCAAACATGCCGGTCTGAAAATCGCTTTCGGTGAAAACCCCAGGCGGTGCTTTGGCGCTGAACAAAAAAAGGCGCCAATTACGCGGATGGCAACTGCGAACATTATTCGGGAGACATTTTACAAAGCTGAACAATATATGAAAAAGCAGGGAAAGAAGGATTTTCAGTTCAATCTTGGGCTAGAAGCTGTTGTCCGGGTGCTGCGCAAAGAAATGCCGCTGCGGGCCCATGCCCATCGCGCTGACGATATCGTTACCGCTATCCGTATTGCCAAAGAGTTTGGCGTCGATATTATTATTGAGCATGCAACAGAGAGTTACTTAGTCGCTGACGTATTGGCGCGAGAAGATGTTCCCGCCATTCTAGGTCCCACTCTAACCACCCGTTCAAAGTTAGAACTAAAAGATAAGAGCATGGCTGCCCCTGCCATTCTCCACCAGCAAGGGGTCCGCTTCGCCATGATGAGCGATCATCCAGTCATTCCTAGTTGCTTCCTGCCTGTTTACGCGGGACTTGCCACTCGTTATGGCCTCCCGGAAGAACAGGGTTTAAAAATGATTACATCAGAAGCTGCCAAAATTCTTGGCCTGGGCAATCAGCTTGGCAGCATTGCTCCTGGGCTTGACGCCGATCTTGTCGTCTGGAGTGGGCATCCCTTCCACCTAGCAAGTCGCCCTGAACTTGTTATTGTCGACGGGGTTGCCGAACAAGCAAATAATTAA
- a CDS encoding nitroreductase family protein, whose protein sequence is MEKQFMTAVKDRRSYYGISKDFVVSDERIQEIVRDAVKHTPSPFNSQSARVLVLLGAQHDAFWELTKNELRKVVPAENFAPTDEKINSFASGYGTILFFEDMSVVEGLQNQFPLYKDNFPLWSHHSSGMHQFVIWTALEMEGFGASLQHYAPLVDEAVRAKWNVPTNWKLIAQMPFGKPTAEPGAKEFQPLEERIKVYK, encoded by the coding sequence ATGGAAAAGCAATTTATGACAGCTGTAAAAGACAGAAGAAGCTACTATGGAATCAGTAAAGACTTTGTGGTATCAGATGAACGCATTCAAGAAATTGTTCGAGATGCGGTCAAACATACTCCCTCTCCGTTTAATTCCCAAAGCGCTAGAGTGCTTGTTCTATTAGGCGCTCAGCATGATGCTTTTTGGGAACTTACGAAAAATGAACTGAGAAAGGTCGTCCCAGCGGAGAATTTCGCGCCAACTGACGAGAAAATTAACTCCTTTGCCAGTGGCTATGGTACAATCTTGTTCTTCGAGGATATGTCTGTTGTTGAAGGACTGCAAAATCAGTTCCCGCTCTATAAAGATAATTTTCCGCTCTGGTCGCATCATTCTTCAGGTATGCATCAGTTCGTGATCTGGACGGCGCTGGAAATGGAAGGGTTTGGAGCCTCGCTGCAGCACTACGCTCCCCTTGTCGATGAGGCAGTAAGAGCCAAGTGGAATGTGCCGACAAACTGGAAACTGATCGCGCAAATGCCGTTTGGCAAACCAACTGCCGAGCCTGGAGCTAAGGAGTTTCAACCGTTAGAAGAACGGATCAAAGTGTATAAGTGA
- a CDS encoding ABC transporter permease — MEQLEIIEVIAVPKKKKSALYELWRRIKRSKLAVAGLVIIVALILTALFADIIAPYSYDQQNLKENFLSPSLKHPFGTDEFGRDIFSRVVYGSRISLQVGFIAVGISLVSGGILGALAGYYGGKVDHLIMRAMDILLSIPGILLAISIVAALGPGLVNLMIAVGISSIPQYARIVQASVLSIRGQEFVEAARAVGSSDFRIIFKHIIPNVLAPLIVQSTLGIATAILTAAGLSFIGLGIQPPTPEWGAMLSGGRGYIRNYWFMTMFPGLAIMITIFGLNLLGDGLRDALDPRLKN, encoded by the coding sequence ATGGAACAACTCGAAATCATTGAAGTAATTGCTGTGCCGAAAAAGAAGAAGAGCGCATTGTATGAGCTATGGCGTCGTATAAAGCGAAGCAAACTAGCGGTCGCTGGTCTTGTTATCATAGTTGCCTTGATCTTGACTGCACTTTTCGCCGACATCATTGCTCCGTATTCATATGATCAGCAGAATCTAAAAGAGAATTTTCTCTCTCCCAGCTTGAAGCATCCCTTTGGCACCGACGAATTTGGTCGCGACATTTTCAGTCGAGTTGTCTACGGCTCACGTATTTCGCTGCAGGTTGGCTTCATTGCTGTGGGTATTTCGCTGGTGTCAGGAGGAATCCTTGGCGCGTTGGCAGGTTATTATGGTGGCAAAGTTGATCACTTGATTATGCGTGCTATGGACATATTGCTCTCTATTCCTGGCATATTATTAGCCATCTCGATTGTCGCAGCGCTTGGCCCTGGTCTTGTTAATTTGATGATTGCGGTCGGCATCTCTTCCATCCCGCAGTACGCCCGTATCGTACAGGCCTCTGTTTTGTCGATTCGGGGGCAGGAATTCGTTGAGGCGGCGAGGGCAGTCGGGTCTAGCGACTTTCGCATCATCTTCAAGCATATTATTCCCAATGTTTTGGCTCCATTAATTGTTCAGTCTACGCTGGGTATTGCCACTGCTATTTTAACCGCTGCCGGCCTTAGTTTCATCGGTCTTGGCATACAGCCGCCAACGCCAGAGTGGGGCGCTATGCTGTCTGGCGGCAGAGGTTATATCCGCAACTATTGGTTTATGACAATGTTTCCTGGTTTAGCGATTATGATTACTATCTTTGGCTTGAATCTTCTCGGCGACGGCTTGCGGGACGCACTCGATCCCCGGCTGAAAAACTGA
- a CDS encoding ABC transporter ATP-binding protein, which translates to MAERLLEAKDLTKYFSTKKGQLHAVDHVSFHIDKGETLGLVGESGCGKSTTGRVLIRLLEANSGQILYNGKDVCKYSSQEMKQARRKMQIVFQDPYSSLNPRLTVFELIAEPLYVNNVFKTKRETEARIKELMDTVGLAQRLITAYPHELDGGRRQRIGVARALALKPEFIVLDEPVSALDVCIQAQILNLLKNLQREFGLTYLFISHNLSVVKHVSDRIAVMYLGKIVEISDYKSIFINPIHPYSQALLSAIPLAKLDVKRERIILEGDIPSPVNPPEGCRFYGRCFYRQEICSQKTPELLPVGDGRFAACHFSNNLVRRSQ; encoded by the coding sequence ATGGCTGAAAGACTGCTAGAAGCCAAGGATCTAACTAAATACTTTTCAACGAAAAAAGGACAACTTCATGCCGTTGATCATGTCTCTTTTCATATCGATAAAGGTGAGACACTAGGCCTTGTTGGCGAATCCGGCTGTGGAAAGTCGACAACCGGACGGGTTTTAATTCGTCTCCTAGAGGCCAACAGCGGTCAGATTCTGTATAATGGCAAAGATGTCTGCAAGTATTCCTCCCAGGAGATGAAACAAGCACGGCGGAAGATGCAGATCGTTTTTCAGGACCCGTATTCTTCGTTGAACCCGCGACTGACAGTGTTTGAACTCATTGCCGAACCGCTTTATGTCAATAACGTATTTAAGACGAAAAGGGAAACCGAAGCGCGAATTAAAGAATTAATGGACACAGTGGGCTTGGCTCAGCGGCTGATTACTGCATATCCGCACGAATTAGACGGCGGTCGCCGTCAACGGATTGGTGTCGCCAGAGCTCTAGCGCTAAAACCGGAGTTTATTGTTCTTGATGAGCCAGTTTCGGCTCTTGACGTCTGTATTCAGGCGCAGATTCTTAATTTGTTGAAAAACCTGCAGCGAGAGTTTGGTCTGACGTATCTATTCATTTCTCACAACCTTAGCGTTGTTAAGCACGTCAGCGACCGAATCGCTGTTATGTATTTAGGTAAAATTGTGGAGATTTCGGATTATAAGTCTATCTTTATTAATCCGATTCATCCCTACTCACAGGCGCTATTATCGGCAATCCCGCTGGCTAAGCTTGACGTCAAGCGCGAGCGGATTATCCTGGAAGGGGACATTCCTAGCCCGGTTAATCCGCCGGAAGGCTGCCGTTTCTATGGACGCTGTTTCTACCGGCAGGAGATTTGCTCACAGAAAACGCCTGAATTGCTGCCTGTAGGCGATGGCCGATTTGCAGCGTGTCATTTCAGCAATAATCTGGTACGGCGTAGCCAATAA
- the pepT gene encoding peptidase T encodes MLYSDMKTKLIDRFFRYTAVESQSKAGVATIPSTPGQMELAKILKEELLQLGLVDVKLTEQAIVTGKLTANLPTNFSGHVPPIGFLAHLDTVDISISPVVKPRVVKSYDGEDILLNKEQDIWMRVSEHPELLKYIGQDIIVTDGTSVLGADNKAAIASIMVALETFTTNATLYHGDIYVAFVPDEEVGLFGAKAMNLADFPVAFAYTIDSCEIGEVVYETFNAGSVAIQIKGVTAHPMSAKGVLVNPILIANDIINHFDRKDTPEHTDGKEGYFWVQRITGSQSSAEVGINIRDFDKKMYEARKAYIADLMKLMGARYPKAQISYEIIDRYGNIADSLTEDSKPCIEYIYKAMENLQVTPKTIPMRGGTDGSALSARGIPTPNFFTGAHNFHSNCEFLPTGSFEKSCLMVLEIAKLVMKNVL; translated from the coding sequence ATGTTGTATTCGGACATGAAGACAAAGTTGATTGACAGGTTTTTCCGATATACGGCAGTAGAAAGCCAAAGCAAGGCGGGAGTGGCCACGATTCCTAGCACACCCGGACAAATGGAGCTAGCAAAAATTCTTAAAGAGGAACTGCTCCAATTGGGCCTGGTTGATGTCAAACTAACAGAACAAGCAATTGTTACAGGTAAACTGACTGCTAATTTGCCGACCAATTTTTCTGGACATGTGCCACCGATTGGTTTTCTGGCCCATCTTGATACTGTAGATATCAGCATAAGTCCAGTCGTTAAGCCCCGGGTGGTAAAAAGCTACGACGGGGAAGATATCTTGCTTAATAAGGAGCAAGACATTTGGATGCGGGTGTCTGAACATCCTGAACTATTAAAATACATAGGGCAAGACATTATTGTCACAGATGGCACGAGCGTCCTAGGCGCGGACAATAAAGCCGCGATTGCCTCTATCATGGTGGCGCTTGAAACGTTTACAACTAACGCTACCCTCTATCATGGGGATATCTATGTAGCCTTTGTTCCCGACGAAGAAGTTGGACTGTTCGGCGCTAAGGCGATGAACCTCGCTGACTTCCCTGTCGCCTTCGCTTACACGATCGATTCATGCGAGATTGGTGAAGTCGTATACGAAACCTTTAACGCAGGCAGTGTGGCTATACAAATCAAAGGTGTCACCGCTCACCCCATGTCGGCGAAGGGTGTCCTGGTCAATCCGATCCTGATTGCCAATGACATCATTAATCATTTTGATCGCAAAGATACCCCTGAACACACGGATGGTAAAGAAGGATATTTCTGGGTGCAGAGAATAACAGGCTCTCAAAGCTCGGCTGAAGTGGGCATCAATATCCGGGATTTTGACAAAAAGATGTATGAAGCTAGGAAAGCGTACATCGCTGATCTGATGAAGCTTATGGGCGCCCGCTATCCTAAAGCACAGATTTCTTACGAGATCATCGATAGATATGGCAATATTGCCGATTCGCTGACAGAAGACAGTAAACCTTGCATTGAATACATCTATAAGGCGATGGAAAACCTGCAAGTTACGCCCAAAACAATTCCGATGCGCGGCGGCACTGATGGCTCAGCCTTATCAGCAAGAGGAATACCCACGCCAAATTTTTTTACAGGCGCTCACAACTTCCATTCTAACTGTGAATTTTTACCCACCGGTTCGTTTGAGAAGTCGTGTTTAATGGTGCTGGAGATTGCAAAACTGGTCATGAAAAATGTTTTATAA
- a CDS encoding FAD-binding oxidoreductase, giving the protein MIAKEVIQKIRDVVGQAHALDSDLDRFGYSYDASFVPLFPPSLPDLVVRPRTTEEVAAVMKIANEHGIPVTARGAGSGRTGGSIPLQDGISLCLDRMKTIIELDEKNMMITVEAGVRTGDIYNVCAQKGLFYPPDPASFKYSTIGGNIAENAGGMRAVKYGVTHNFVMGLEVVLADGTVINTGGKSIKNVTGYNLTQLMVGSEGTLGIVTKAILRLIPMPKYRNTLLLMFSTLDGACGTIHQMLQSGIVPASAELMDRTCLNAIAKNRKFEFPDTAQACIITEVDGAEEYEIKKQGEQIETIAQANGVVELRVAKTAQEADDLWAIRRALSPAVGALAPDRVSEDISVPRNEFPEIVRRIRKIVDKYNLDFAVYGHAGDGNLHPSILCDMSDPEQAPRVHKAVEEMFAATLELGGTLSGEHGIGITKQHYLKDALGEAGVVVLKSIKKALDPKGILNPGKMWLEEETVHD; this is encoded by the coding sequence ATGATAGCAAAAGAAGTTATCCAAAAAATCCGTGATGTCGTTGGACAAGCACATGCGTTAGATTCAGACCTGGATCGCTTTGGTTATTCATACGACGCATCGTTTGTACCCCTGTTTCCACCAAGTCTGCCTGACCTGGTCGTAAGGCCACGTACAACGGAAGAAGTAGCCGCCGTTATGAAAATTGCCAATGAACATGGTATTCCGGTCACAGCCCGAGGAGCTGGTAGCGGCCGCACCGGCGGCTCGATTCCCCTACAAGATGGCATTTCCCTATGCTTGGATCGAATGAAGACCATCATTGAGCTCGATGAGAAAAACATGATGATTACGGTTGAGGCAGGCGTCCGCACCGGTGACATCTATAACGTTTGCGCACAAAAAGGCCTGTTTTACCCACCAGATCCGGCTAGCTTCAAATACTCGACGATTGGCGGCAATATTGCCGAAAACGCTGGCGGCATGCGCGCTGTTAAATATGGCGTCACCCACAACTTTGTCATGGGCTTGGAAGTTGTACTTGCCGACGGTACAGTAATCAACACCGGCGGTAAATCTATAAAGAATGTAACCGGTTATAACCTGACTCAACTGATGGTTGGCTCTGAAGGCACGTTGGGAATTGTGACCAAAGCGATTCTGCGTCTGATCCCCATGCCTAAGTATCGCAATACACTGCTATTAATGTTCTCTACCCTTGACGGCGCTTGTGGCACAATTCACCAGATGCTGCAATCCGGCATTGTCCCCGCATCAGCCGAATTAATGGACAGAACCTGCCTTAATGCGATTGCCAAGAACCGTAAATTCGAATTCCCGGACACAGCCCAAGCCTGCATTATCACCGAGGTAGACGGTGCAGAAGAATATGAAATCAAAAAACAAGGCGAACAAATCGAGACCATCGCCCAGGCTAACGGAGTGGTCGAATTACGTGTTGCCAAAACTGCTCAGGAAGCGGACGACCTCTGGGCTATCCGCCGCGCACTGAGTCCTGCCGTCGGCGCACTGGCACCTGACCGGGTCAGTGAGGATATTTCTGTTCCACGTAATGAATTTCCCGAGATCGTTCGCCGCATCCGCAAAATTGTTGATAAATATAATCTTGACTTTGCCGTATATGGACATGCCGGCGACGGAAACCTTCACCCTTCGATTCTCTGCGATATGTCAGATCCGGAGCAAGCGCCGCGAGTACACAAAGCGGTTGAAGAGATGTTTGCCGCCACGCTCGAACTCGGTGGGACTTTATCCGGCGAACATGGTATCGGCATAACCAAACAGCATTATCTTAAAGATGCCTTGGGCGAAGCTGGCGTTGTTGTGCTAAAATCCATTAAAAAAGCTCTTGATCCAAAAGGCATATTAAATCCAGGCAAAATGTGGTTAGAGGAGGAAACCGTTCATGACTGA
- a CDS encoding ABC transporter substrate-binding protein, which yields MFNKHKGVAVLAVILSLVVSVSLFAGCGGGEKPAAKAKDTVIVGTGYDAKTLDPIGTNDVASSNVMLQIYQNLVQVNEKGEIVPQLAESYKKIDDVTYEFKIRKGVKFHNGEELKASDVKFTLERAASPLGAAVGHLFEALDVTSLKVVDDYTIQMKLKYVFPPFVATSLTHTGGSIVNEKAVKAAGKDYGQSPVGTGPFKFVKWTKGDRIELTRYDEFSGQKAAYKNLVIRPIPEVTNRAIELESGGIDVCYEVSTNDLKRLQENKDVKVLRVLDNGTSFMGMNTQKKPFDDVRVRQAISYAIDTPTVVDSVWRGIGKAAAGPVPPNIKYHNSALKPHEYNVEKAKQLLKEAGLPDGFKTSIWTNDRRERIDMATIMQNQLKQVGITAEIKVVEWGAYLEGTARGEQDMFIIGWTASGNDPDISLFAQFHSSKHGAGGNRAFYTNNKVDELLMKGRQMEDSDARKKIYFDLQDTIKADAPWVFLNNQEQVVAVRKNIGGFQPSPLGYHALYNIKFEGQ from the coding sequence ATGTTCAATAAACATAAAGGTGTGGCCGTTCTAGCAGTCATTCTCAGTCTTGTTGTTTCCGTTTCGCTTTTCGCTGGCTGCGGCGGAGGAGAAAAGCCTGCCGCTAAGGCAAAAGACACCGTAATTGTAGGAACAGGTTATGATGCTAAGACACTTGATCCAATCGGCACGAATGATGTCGCCTCGTCTAACGTTATGTTGCAGATTTATCAAAATCTAGTACAAGTAAACGAAAAGGGAGAAATTGTTCCACAGTTGGCAGAATCATATAAAAAGATTGACGATGTCACCTATGAATTTAAGATCAGAAAAGGCGTGAAATTCCACAACGGCGAGGAATTAAAAGCCAGTGACGTTAAGTTTACGCTGGAAAGAGCAGCGTCTCCGCTTGGTGCTGCTGTAGGTCACCTATTTGAAGCACTCGATGTCACTAGCCTCAAAGTTGTTGATGACTATACCATCCAGATGAAACTCAAATATGTATTCCCGCCGTTTGTTGCTACTTCACTAACTCATACAGGCGGCAGCATTGTCAATGAAAAAGCGGTTAAGGCTGCTGGTAAAGACTATGGCCAAAGCCCAGTCGGTACCGGTCCGTTCAAATTTGTAAAATGGACCAAAGGTGACCGCATTGAACTCACCCGTTATGATGAATTCTCTGGCCAAAAAGCCGCCTACAAGAACCTAGTCATTCGCCCAATTCCAGAAGTCACTAACCGGGCCATCGAGCTTGAAAGCGGTGGCATCGATGTCTGCTATGAAGTCTCAACAAATGACCTGAAACGCCTTCAGGAAAACAAAGACGTTAAAGTCTTGCGGGTTCTGGATAATGGCACTTCCTTCATGGGTATGAACACGCAGAAGAAACCGTTTGATGATGTTCGGGTCCGCCAAGCAATTAGCTATGCCATTGATACTCCAACTGTTGTCGACTCCGTTTGGAGAGGCATTGGCAAGGCAGCGGCTGGCCCCGTACCGCCCAATATCAAGTACCATAATTCCGCATTGAAGCCACACGAGTACAATGTAGAAAAAGCAAAGCAATTACTGAAAGAAGCAGGCCTGCCAGATGGATTTAAAACATCGATTTGGACAAATGATCGCAGAGAGCGTATCGACATGGCGACCATTATGCAAAACCAACTAAAACAAGTCGGCATTACCGCTGAGATTAAAGTTGTTGAGTGGGGCGCGTATCTAGAAGGTACTGCCAGAGGTGAGCAAGATATGTTCATCATCGGCTGGACTGCTTCAGGTAATGACCCCGATATCTCCTTGTTTGCACAATTCCATTCCTCCAAACATGGTGCAGGTGGCAACCGTGCTTTCTACACGAACAACAAAGTGGATGAACTACTGATGAAAGGCCGTCAGATGGAAGATTCAGATGCTCGCAAAAAAATCTATTTTGACTTGCAAGATACTATTAAGGCGGATGCTCCCTGGGTATTCCTGAACAATCAAGAGCAAGTTGTCGCCGTTCGCAAGAACATAGGCGGCTTCCAACCTAGTCCTCTTGGTTACCACGCGCTTTATAACATTAAGTTCGAAGGGCAATAA
- a CDS encoding ABC transporter ATP-binding protein has translation MNETPLLEIKDLTIHYVTHEGTVRAVEDLNLSLGHGETLGFVGETGAGKTTTALGIMQLIPNPPGKIIKGKILLNGEDLLEKGEKEMRDIRGNKIAMIFQDPMTSLNPVLPVGEQIAEMIRLHNNITKAEAAKKAEEMLETVGIQATRSPDFPHQFSGGMKQRVVIAIALACNPGLLIADEPTTALDVTIQAQVLALMKDLKDTYKTSMIMITHDLGIVAEICDKVAIMYAGNVVEYADKRSLFLKPLHPYTVGLFNSVPDIDSDEEELQVIKGLMPDPTDLPPGCPFHPRCPKAEPVCAKMRPASIEAEPGHFVSCILFGTNKDCEGKTHG, from the coding sequence TTGAATGAGACGCCGCTCTTAGAAATTAAAGATCTAACTATTCACTATGTGACGCACGAAGGCACTGTTCGCGCTGTGGAAGATTTGAACCTCAGCCTTGGTCATGGGGAAACTTTGGGATTTGTTGGCGAGACAGGCGCTGGAAAGACAACGACCGCTCTTGGTATCATGCAGCTTATACCCAATCCGCCTGGAAAGATTATCAAAGGGAAAATTCTTTTAAACGGGGAGGATTTACTGGAAAAAGGCGAAAAGGAAATGCGAGATATTCGCGGCAACAAAATCGCGATGATCTTTCAGGACCCAATGACTTCCTTAAATCCTGTATTGCCGGTTGGCGAGCAAATCGCGGAGATGATCCGCCTCCACAACAATATAACGAAAGCGGAAGCGGCGAAAAAAGCGGAAGAGATGCTGGAGACGGTCGGCATCCAGGCAACGCGTTCACCTGACTTTCCCCATCAGTTTAGCGGTGGTATGAAGCAGCGAGTGGTCATCGCCATCGCACTAGCCTGCAATCCAGGTTTGCTGATTGCCGATGAACCGACGACGGCGCTTGATGTGACCATTCAGGCGCAGGTACTGGCTTTGATGAAAGATTTGAAGGATACATACAAAACCTCGATGATTATGATTACTCATGACCTCGGCATCGTCGCAGAAATTTGTGATAAAGTCGCGATCATGTACGCAGGCAATGTTGTGGAATACGCCGATAAGCGCTCCCTGTTTTTAAAGCCGCTGCATCCCTACACAGTCGGACTGTTTAACTCTGTGCCTGATATCGATAGTGACGAAGAAGAACTGCAGGTCATCAAAGGTCTTATGCCAGACCCCACAGACCTTCCCCCAGGTTGTCCGTTCCATCCGCGGTGTCCGAAGGCTGAACCGGTGTGCGCGAAGATGCGTCCGGCGAGCATCGAAGCAGAACCAGGACACTTCGTTTCCTGTATTCTGTTTGGGACAAACAAGGATTGCGAGGGGAAAACGCATGGCTGA
- a CDS encoding nitroreductase family protein, with translation MLAITSSRADGVAEVSIDYTRCIGCQQCVSVCKGAPLYWENDQVAVDQTRGFGCFGCGHCMAVCPQDCISVTGRGMSSEDVVQLPDANPAEYNQLFHLMQKRRSIRHFTDQEVSSEVIEQILAAAVTAPIGVPPSEVSVSVFAGRDRVKQFTGDLIAQVRSSKWLFSTPMRGLMRIFMGKAVYRSFISFVPALFTTLDQKDQQGEDWLFYQAPLVMVFHASSFGEPVDADIAATYAVLAAESLGLGSCMIGSVAPLLKNSRQLKEKYGIPAANKVGLTVIFGYPAVNYRRALLRSFADVKFV, from the coding sequence ATGTTGGCGATTACATCCAGTCGGGCTGACGGAGTAGCTGAGGTTAGCATTGACTATACGCGCTGTATCGGTTGTCAACAGTGCGTGTCTGTTTGCAAGGGCGCGCCATTGTATTGGGAAAACGATCAGGTGGCTGTGGATCAAACGCGTGGTTTTGGCTGTTTCGGCTGCGGCCACTGTATGGCGGTCTGCCCGCAGGATTGTATCTCAGTGACAGGACGCGGTATGTCGTCGGAAGATGTTGTGCAACTACCGGACGCCAATCCGGCTGAGTATAATCAGTTGTTTCATCTGATGCAAAAACGGCGCAGTATCCGTCATTTCACCGATCAGGAAGTTAGCAGCGAAGTGATCGAACAGATTCTTGCCGCTGCCGTCACCGCTCCTATAGGTGTCCCGCCGTCAGAAGTCAGCGTTAGCGTATTTGCAGGCCGTGATAGAGTTAAACAGTTTACCGGCGATCTGATTGCTCAAGTACGCAGCAGCAAATGGTTATTTTCAACTCCTATGCGAGGTCTGATGCGGATCTTTATGGGCAAGGCTGTGTATCGCTCATTTATTTCCTTCGTTCCGGCGTTATTTACTACACTTGACCAGAAAGATCAACAAGGAGAAGATTGGTTGTTTTACCAAGCTCCGCTGGTGATGGTATTTCATGCATCATCGTTTGGCGAACCAGTCGATGCGGATATTGCTGCGACCTATGCTGTGCTAGCGGCAGAATCGCTGGGATTAGGCAGCTGTATGATTGGCAGTGTTGCTCCCTTGTTGAAAAACAGCCGACAACTTAAAGAAAAATACGGGATACCTGCGGCGAATAAAGTCGGCCTGACAGTCATTTTCGGGTATCCGGCTGTGAACTACCGCCGCGCGCTACTACGTAGCTTCGCGGATGTAAAATTTGTTTAG